The proteins below are encoded in one region of uncultured Desulfovibrio sp.:
- a CDS encoding ATP synthase F0 subunit B: protein MSKWMHAGRSLALCSAMVLVAATCWAADGHEAPRWGDFGWRVLNFVLFFGILWYFTGKLIRKYFKGRRQQIKDGLDNLEQRRAEAKVKLADVEKRIANLEAERKAILDESMAQAERLKQQIIAEAQRQADQIVEQARLTARNEGRAILNDVRATIADEIVDAARKALVEKLDAKGHDALIAKALNKVVL from the coding sequence TTGAGCAAATGGATGCACGCAGGACGCAGCCTCGCGCTCTGCTCGGCCATGGTGCTGGTCGCCGCCACCTGCTGGGCGGCAGACGGGCACGAAGCGCCGCGCTGGGGCGATTTTGGCTGGCGTGTGCTCAATTTTGTCCTGTTCTTCGGTATCCTCTGGTACTTTACGGGTAAGCTCATCCGCAAGTACTTCAAGGGGCGCCGTCAGCAGATCAAGGACGGACTGGACAATCTTGAGCAGCGCCGCGCCGAGGCCAAGGTCAAACTGGCCGACGTGGAAAAGCGCATCGCCAATCTCGAGGCGGAGCGCAAGGCCATTCTCGATGAAAGCATGGCCCAGGCCGAACGCCTGAAGCAGCAGATCATCGCCGAGGCGCAGCGCCAGGCCGACCAGATTGTGGAACAGGCCCGCCTCACCGCCCGGAATGAAGGGCGCGCCATACTCAACGACGTGCGCGCCACCATCGCCGATGAAATCGTGGATGCCGCCCGCAAGGCCCTTGTGGAAAAACTGGACGCCAAGGGCCATGATGCCCTTATCGCCAAGGCCCTCAACAAGGTGGTGCTCTAG
- the lepA gene encoding translation elongation factor 4: MPKQDHIRNFCIIAHIDHGKSTLADRILELTRVVSQREARQQYLDKMDLERERGITIKAQTVRIPYVAADGQEYELNLIDTPGHVDFNYEVSRSLAACEGALLVVDATQGVEAQTLANVYLALDHDHEIVPVLNKIDLPSADVERVKAEIEEAIGLDCSDALAVSAKTGEGVPAVLEAIVHRLPAPQGREDGPLKALIFDSWYDSYQGVVVLFRVMDGAVRLGNRIRLMSTGKEYEVLRLGVFQPEATDVRELHAGEVGFLCGSIKELGDARVGDTITLADNPADAPVPGFKEVKPMVFCGLYPSESDDYENLKAALEKLQLNDAAFSFEPETSQALGFGFRCGFLGLLHMEIIQERLEREFEVDLIATAPSVIYRVETHDGKTLEIDNPSHLPDPTKIRALYEPYVRMDIHVPNEYVGNVMKLCEEKRGTQKDLHYLATNRVVVTYELPFAEIVYDFFDRLKSATRGYASMDYQPIDYRASDLVKLDIMLNGEPVDALAVIVHRDRAYPYGRALALKLKRTIPRQLFQVAIQAAIGQKIIARETVSAFRKDVTAKCYGGDITRKRKLLEKQKEGKKRMKRMGNVELPQEAFLAALKVGDE; this comes from the coding sequence ATGCCCAAGCAGGACCATATCCGCAATTTCTGCATCATTGCCCATATCGACCATGGCAAGTCCACCCTTGCCGACCGCATTCTTGAGCTGACCCGGGTGGTCAGCCAGCGCGAGGCCCGGCAGCAGTATCTGGACAAGATGGACCTGGAACGCGAGCGGGGCATCACCATCAAGGCCCAGACCGTGCGGATCCCCTATGTGGCCGCTGACGGGCAAGAATACGAGCTGAACCTCATCGACACCCCCGGGCACGTTGACTTCAATTACGAGGTCTCGCGCTCGCTGGCGGCCTGCGAAGGTGCACTGCTGGTGGTGGATGCCACCCAGGGGGTGGAGGCCCAGACACTGGCCAATGTGTACCTGGCCCTGGACCATGATCATGAAATCGTGCCCGTGCTCAACAAGATTGACCTGCCCAGCGCTGATGTGGAACGCGTCAAGGCGGAAATCGAGGAAGCCATCGGCCTGGACTGCTCCGATGCCCTGGCGGTTTCCGCCAAGACCGGCGAAGGGGTGCCGGCGGTGCTGGAAGCCATTGTCCACCGCCTGCCCGCGCCGCAGGGCCGGGAGGATGGCCCCCTCAAGGCCCTGATCTTTGACTCGTGGTACGACAGCTACCAGGGCGTGGTGGTGCTCTTCCGCGTCATGGACGGGGCGGTCCGCCTGGGCAACCGTATCCGCCTCATGAGCACGGGCAAGGAGTACGAAGTACTGCGCCTGGGGGTCTTTCAGCCCGAAGCCACGGATGTGCGGGAACTGCACGCCGGCGAGGTGGGCTTTCTCTGCGGGTCCATCAAGGAGCTGGGCGATGCCCGCGTGGGCGACACCATCACCCTGGCCGACAATCCCGCCGACGCGCCGGTGCCCGGCTTCAAGGAAGTGAAGCCCATGGTCTTCTGCGGCCTCTATCCCTCGGAGTCGGACGATTACGAAAATCTCAAGGCGGCACTGGAAAAGCTGCAACTCAACGACGCCGCCTTCAGCTTTGAGCCGGAAACCTCCCAGGCCCTGGGCTTCGGCTTCCGCTGCGGCTTCCTGGGCCTGCTGCACATGGAAATCATCCAGGAACGTCTGGAACGCGAATTCGAGGTGGACCTCATTGCCACCGCGCCTTCCGTCATCTACCGGGTGGAAACCCATGACGGCAAAACCCTGGAAATCGACAACCCCAGCCATCTGCCCGATCCCACCAAGATTCGCGCCCTCTACGAACCGTATGTGCGCATGGACATCCACGTGCCCAATGAATACGTGGGCAATGTCATGAAGCTCTGCGAAGAAAAGCGCGGCACCCAGAAAGACCTGCACTATCTGGCCACCAACCGGGTGGTGGTCACCTACGAGCTGCCCTTTGCCGAAATCGTCTATGATTTCTTTGACCGGCTCAAGTCTGCCACGCGCGGCTATGCCAGTATGGATTACCAGCCCATCGACTACCGCGCCTCGGACCTGGTGAAGCTGGACATCATGCTCAATGGCGAACCGGTGGACGCGCTGGCCGTCATCGTGCACCGCGACCGGGCCTATCCCTACGGTCGAGCACTGGCCCTCAAACTCAAGCGCACCATTCCTCGCCAGCTCTTCCAGGTGGCCATCCAGGCGGCCATCGGCCAGAAGATCATTGCCCGCGAGACCGTTTCCGCCTTCCGCAAGGACGTGACGGCCAAATGCTACGGCGGCGACATTACCCGCAAGCGCAAGCTGCTGGAAAAGCAGAAGGAGGGCAAGAAGCGCATGAAACGCATGGGCAATGTGGAACTGCCGCAGGAAGCCTTCCTTGCCGCGCTCAAGGTGGGGGACGAATAG
- a CDS encoding F0F1 ATP synthase subunit gamma, which produces MPSLKDVKMKIVGVGKTKQITKAMNMVASAKLRGAQARIERFRPYAGKYRQVLADLAGKAEGSAHPLLDEHQDKKQCAIVLVTSDRGLCGGFNANIINAGLKLAAQKKAEGMTVRFACVGRKGRDALRKSEYELMLAYADRMGHVDFPLANSVAQEMIHGYETLALDEVWMVYGEFVSMAHQPPRTLRLLPMSAPEAETGDEAAPAAAQCEYLYEPQEDQLLAELLPRYVKVQVYRGMLDTAASEHAARMAAMDNATRNCNEMIDTLTLLYNKTRQASITSELIDIVGGAEALNG; this is translated from the coding sequence ATGCCTTCACTCAAAGACGTCAAAATGAAGATCGTGGGGGTCGGCAAGACCAAGCAGATCACCAAGGCCATGAACATGGTGGCCTCGGCCAAGCTGCGTGGTGCGCAGGCCCGCATCGAGCGCTTTCGCCCCTATGCCGGCAAGTACCGCCAGGTTCTGGCGGACCTGGCCGGCAAGGCCGAAGGCAGCGCCCACCCGCTGCTGGACGAACACCAGGACAAGAAGCAGTGCGCCATTGTGCTGGTAACGTCTGACCGCGGCCTGTGCGGCGGCTTCAACGCCAACATCATCAATGCCGGCCTGAAGCTGGCTGCCCAGAAAAAGGCCGAGGGCATGACCGTGCGCTTTGCCTGCGTGGGCCGCAAGGGCCGTGACGCCCTGCGCAAGTCGGAATACGAGCTGATGCTTGCCTATGCCGACCGCATGGGGCACGTGGACTTTCCCCTCGCCAACAGTGTGGCGCAGGAAATGATCCACGGCTATGAAACGCTGGCACTGGACGAGGTATGGATGGTCTACGGGGAATTCGTTTCCATGGCGCATCAGCCGCCGCGCACGCTGCGCCTGCTGCCCATGAGCGCCCCCGAAGCGGAAACCGGCGACGAGGCGGCTCCCGCTGCTGCTCAGTGCGAGTACCTCTATGAACCGCAGGAAGATCAGCTGCTGGCGGAGCTGCTGCCCCGCTACGTCAAGGTGCAGGTCTACCGCGGCATGCTTGACACGGCCGCCAGCGAGCACGCTGCCCGCATGGCTGCCATGGACAATGCCACGCGCAACTGCAACGAGATGATCGATACGCTGACCCTGCTGTACAACAAGACGCGGCAGGCCTCCATCACCAGCGAACTCATTGATATCGTGGGCGGCGCCGAAGCGCTCAACGGGTAA
- the atpH gene encoding ATP synthase F1 subunit delta, whose product MTNSMIARRYAGALFALGREDGDDAIGRYGADLVAIGNEIAAVPALDTVLKSPIISPAEKKAVLDAVLQKMNVNRTVRNFCLLLADKERLAFLGDIVRCYSTLLDEARGIIRGRLTTAVELTEDKQAAIRATLEQKAGTGIELGFDVDPDILGGVVLKVGDKVLDASLRAQLAILRETFKRGE is encoded by the coding sequence GTGACCAATTCCATGATTGCACGCCGCTATGCGGGCGCCCTGTTTGCGCTGGGGCGCGAAGACGGCGACGACGCCATCGGCCGCTATGGTGCGGACCTCGTTGCCATCGGCAACGAGATTGCCGCCGTCCCGGCGCTGGATACCGTGCTGAAAAGCCCGATCATCTCGCCCGCGGAAAAGAAGGCCGTGCTTGATGCCGTTCTCCAGAAAATGAACGTCAACCGGACGGTCCGCAACTTCTGCCTGTTGCTGGCCGACAAGGAACGACTGGCCTTCCTGGGCGATATTGTACGCTGCTACAGCACGCTGCTGGACGAGGCCAGGGGAATCATCCGCGGCAGGCTCACCACCGCCGTGGAGCTTACCGAAGACAAGCAGGCCGCCATCAGGGCCACGCTGGAACAGAAGGCCGGAACCGGCATCGAGCTGGGATTCGATGTGGACCCCGACATTCTGGGCGGAGTGGTCCTGAAGGTGGGAGACAAGGTGCTGGACGCCAGTCTGCGCGCTCAACTGGCTATCCTTCGGGAGACATTCAAGAGGGGTGAATAG
- the fba gene encoding class II fructose-1,6-bisphosphate aldolase, giving the protein MPLIGPKEMFAAAYAGKYAVGAFNVNNMEIVQGIMQAASEEKSPVILQVSSGARKYAGQNYIMKLVEAALAEDPDVPVVVHLDHGPDFDMCAACIEGGFTSVMIDGSHLPYEENVALTKKVVDYAHPRGVWVEAELGKLAGVEEHVTSADHVYTDPAQAVDFVQRTGCDSLAIAIGTSHGAYKFKGEAKLDFDRLDDISSRLPGYPLVLHGASSVPQEFVDLCNKYGGNVGGAKGVPEDMLRRAAQSGVCKINVDTDIRLALTASIRQYMVEHPEAFDPRAYLKPAREAVKNMVAHKIRNVMGSSGKA; this is encoded by the coding sequence ATGCCGCTTATCGGGCCAAAGGAAATGTTTGCCGCCGCCTATGCAGGCAAGTATGCCGTAGGCGCTTTCAACGTGAACAATATGGAAATCGTTCAGGGAATCATGCAGGCCGCTTCCGAGGAAAAGTCCCCGGTTATCCTGCAGGTTTCTTCCGGGGCGCGCAAATACGCGGGCCAGAACTACATCATGAAACTGGTGGAAGCCGCTCTGGCCGAAGACCCCGATGTGCCGGTGGTGGTACATCTGGACCACGGCCCGGATTTCGACATGTGCGCCGCCTGCATCGAGGGCGGCTTTACCTCCGTCATGATCGACGGCTCGCACCTGCCCTATGAGGAAAACGTGGCCCTGACCAAAAAGGTGGTGGACTACGCCCATCCCCGCGGCGTCTGGGTGGAAGCGGAACTGGGCAAGCTGGCCGGCGTGGAAGAGCATGTGACCTCCGCCGACCATGTGTATACCGATCCCGCCCAGGCTGTGGACTTTGTCCAGCGCACCGGCTGCGACTCCCTGGCCATCGCCATCGGCACCAGCCACGGCGCCTACAAATTCAAGGGCGAAGCCAAGCTGGACTTTGACCGCCTGGATGACATCAGCAGCCGCCTGCCCGGCTATCCGCTGGTGCTGCACGGCGCTTCCAGCGTGCCGCAGGAATTTGTGGACCTGTGCAACAAATACGGCGGCAACGTGGGCGGCGCCAAGGGCGTGCCGGAAGACATGCTGCGCCGTGCCGCCCAATCCGGCGTCTGCAAGATCAATGTGGATACGGACATCCGCCTGGCCCTCACGGCCTCCATCCGCCAGTACATGGTGGAACACCCCGAGGCCTTCGACCCGCGCGCCTACCTCAAGCCGGCCCGCGAAGCCGTCAAGAACATGGTGGCCCACAAGATTCGCAATGTCATGGGTTCGTCCGGCAAGGCGTAA
- the gap gene encoding type I glyceraldehyde-3-phosphate dehydrogenase: MAVKLGMNGFGRIGRYLLRLMADSQDVVVSVINARADNATLAHLFKYDSTYGTFGGTVSFDDDGIIVNGRHITVTRFKTGEWQWKELGVELVVDTTGTAKKRDDAALHLARGAKKVVVSAPCKEADATIVMGVNDDVYDAAAHSVISAASCTTNCLAPAAKVINDTFGIRHGLMTTIHSYTMSQRILDGSYKDLRRARAAAVSMIPTTTGAAKATALVIPALKGKIDGMAVRVPTPDISLVDLTCELEKPTTVAEVNAALKAASEGALKDNLGYCEEPLVSIDFKADTHGGVVDSLTTQVMDGTLLKLIVWYDNEAGFTNQLLRLLRLVSASL, encoded by the coding sequence ATGGCCGTCAAACTCGGTATGAACGGTTTTGGCCGCATTGGCCGCTACCTGCTGCGCCTTATGGCGGATTCGCAGGATGTGGTGGTTTCCGTCATCAATGCCCGCGCGGACAATGCCACCCTGGCCCATCTTTTCAAGTATGATTCCACCTACGGCACCTTCGGCGGTACGGTGAGCTTTGACGATGACGGCATCATCGTCAACGGCCGCCACATCACGGTGACCCGCTTCAAGACCGGTGAATGGCAGTGGAAGGAACTGGGCGTGGAACTGGTGGTGGACACCACCGGCACCGCCAAGAAGCGTGACGATGCCGCCCTGCACCTGGCCCGCGGCGCCAAGAAGGTGGTGGTCTCCGCCCCCTGCAAGGAAGCCGATGCCACCATCGTCATGGGCGTCAATGACGACGTGTACGATGCCGCCGCCCACAGCGTCATTTCCGCGGCGTCCTGCACCACCAACTGTCTGGCGCCTGCGGCCAAGGTCATCAACGATACCTTCGGCATCCGCCACGGTCTCATGACCACCATCCATTCCTACACCATGAGCCAGCGCATCCTGGACGGTTCCTACAAGGACCTGCGCCGCGCCCGCGCCGCTGCCGTGTCCATGATTCCCACCACCACCGGCGCCGCCAAGGCCACCGCGCTGGTCATCCCCGCCCTCAAGGGCAAGATTGACGGCATGGCCGTGCGCGTGCCCACCCCCGACATCTCCCTGGTTGACCTGACCTGCGAACTGGAAAAGCCTACCACCGTGGCCGAAGTGAATGCCGCCCTCAAGGCCGCCAGCGAAGGCGCCCTCAAGGATAACCTGGGCTACTGCGAAGAACCGCTGGTGTCCATTGACTTCAAGGCCGATACGCACGGCGGCGTGGTGGACTCGCTGACCACCCAGGTCATGGACGGCACCCTGCTCAAGCTCATTGTCTGGTATGACAATGAGGCCGGTTTCACCAATCAGCTCCTGCGTCTGCTGCGCCTGGTGTCTGCCTCGCTGTAG
- the atpD gene encoding F0F1 ATP synthase subunit beta — protein MKKNIGKIVQVIGAVVDVEFSDGHLPDILTALEIKNPNNSDAPDLICEVAQHLGDGVVRTIAMDATEGLVRGMEAVDTGKPIMVPVGKASVGRILNVIGRPVDNMGPVNAEKYYPIHRPAPSFTEQNTKVELLETGIKVVDLLVPFPKGGKMGLFGGAGVGKTVILMEMINNIAKQHGGSSVFAGVGERTREGNDLYNELKEAGVLERATLVYGQMNEPPGARARVALTALACAEYFRDEENQDVLLFIDNIFRFTQAGSEVSALLGRMPSAVGYQPTLGTDLGALQERITSTNKGSITSVQAVYVPADDLTDPAPATTFSHLDGTLVLSRQIAELGIYPAVDPLDSTSRILAPDVVGEEHYQVARQVQMVLQKYKELQDIIAILGMDELSDDDKLTVARARRIQRFLSQPFHVAETFTGTPGQYVKLEDTIKGFKGILEGKYDHLAESDFYMLGSIDQAVAKYEARSKQEGK, from the coding sequence ATGAAGAAAAACATCGGGAAAATTGTCCAGGTCATTGGCGCCGTCGTGGACGTGGAGTTCAGCGACGGGCACCTGCCGGACATTCTCACCGCGCTGGAAATCAAAAACCCCAACAACAGCGACGCCCCTGACCTGATCTGCGAAGTGGCCCAGCACCTTGGGGACGGCGTGGTGCGCACCATCGCCATGGACGCCACCGAAGGTCTGGTGCGCGGCATGGAAGCGGTGGATACCGGAAAGCCCATCATGGTTCCCGTGGGCAAGGCTTCCGTGGGCCGTATTCTCAACGTCATCGGACGTCCCGTGGACAATATGGGGCCGGTGAATGCCGAGAAATACTATCCCATTCACCGCCCGGCCCCCAGCTTCACCGAACAGAACACCAAGGTGGAACTGCTGGAAACGGGCATCAAGGTCGTGGACCTGCTTGTCCCCTTCCCCAAGGGCGGCAAGATGGGTCTGTTCGGCGGCGCCGGCGTGGGCAAAACGGTCATTCTCATGGAAATGATCAACAACATTGCCAAACAGCACGGCGGTTCGTCGGTCTTTGCCGGTGTGGGGGAACGCACCCGTGAAGGCAACGACCTGTATAACGAACTCAAGGAAGCCGGCGTGCTGGAACGCGCCACGCTTGTCTACGGGCAGATGAACGAACCTCCGGGAGCGCGTGCCCGCGTGGCCCTGACGGCTCTGGCCTGCGCCGAATACTTCCGTGACGAAGAAAATCAGGACGTGTTGCTCTTCATCGACAACATCTTCCGCTTCACGCAGGCCGGTTCCGAAGTGTCCGCCCTGCTGGGCCGCATGCCCTCCGCCGTGGGCTATCAGCCCACCCTGGGGACGGACCTGGGCGCCCTGCAGGAACGCATCACCTCCACCAACAAGGGGTCCATCACCTCGGTGCAGGCCGTGTACGTTCCCGCTGACGACCTTACCGACCCGGCGCCGGCCACCACCTTCTCGCACCTGGACGGCACGCTGGTGCTGTCGCGCCAGATTGCGGAACTGGGCATCTACCCGGCCGTGGACCCGCTGGACTCCACCTCCCGCATTCTTGCCCCCGACGTGGTGGGCGAAGAACACTACCAGGTGGCCCGTCAGGTGCAGATGGTCCTTCAGAAGTACAAGGAACTGCAGGACATCATCGCCATTCTCGGCATGGACGAACTGTCGGATGACGACAAGCTCACCGTGGCCCGTGCGCGCCGTATCCAGCGTTTCCTGTCCCAGCCCTTCCACGTGGCCGAAACCTTCACCGGCACGCCCGGCCAGTATGTGAAACTTGAAGATACCATCAAGGGCTTCAAGGGCATTCTGGAAGGCAAGTACGACCACCTCGCCGAAAGCGACTTCTACATGCTCGGCAGCATTGACCAGGCCGTGGCCAAGTATGAAGCCCGCTCCAAGCAGGAAGGCAAGTAA
- a CDS encoding Hsp20/alpha crystallin family protein yields the protein MNLVRFQPRHYAANDTATPHEYQPLSRLHNDIDRLFNGFFTESPWGRMTDMLRQVPDFVPSLDLKSDAAAYTLSLELPGVAQDDVKVEVLDNTLTISGEKKAEELPKEASQHVQERSYGSFSRSMTLPEDADVENICATHKDGVLTITIPRKTPEKPQARAITITHA from the coding sequence ATGAATCTGGTTCGTTTTCAACCTCGCCATTACGCCGCCAATGATACCGCTACGCCGCATGAGTATCAGCCGCTGAGCCGTCTGCATAATGATATTGACCGTCTGTTCAATGGATTCTTCACCGAAAGCCCCTGGGGCCGCATGACGGACATGCTGCGCCAGGTGCCGGACTTTGTGCCCAGCCTTGACCTGAAGAGCGATGCCGCTGCCTACACCCTCAGCCTGGAACTGCCCGGTGTGGCCCAGGACGATGTGAAGGTGGAAGTGCTGGACAATACCCTGACCATCTCCGGTGAAAAAAAGGCCGAAGAGCTGCCCAAGGAAGCCAGCCAGCATGTGCAGGAACGCAGCTATGGTTCCTTCAGCCGCAGCATGACCCTGCCGGAAGATGCTGATGTGGAAAATATCTGCGCCACCCACAAGGATGGGGTGCTGACCATCACCATCCCCCGCAAGACGCCTGAAAAGCCGCAGGCCCGGGCCATCACCATCACGCACGCCTAA
- a CDS encoding F0F1 ATP synthase subunit epsilon, giving the protein MSTLQLEIVTPDKTVVSAETDMVVCPGVMGEFGVLPHHVSLLSALKIGHLRYSSNGKDKFVFISGGFADVNNNVLTVLAESAECAEDIDVARAEAAKKRAEERLAKPSPDLDVERAQAALRRAITRLELARH; this is encoded by the coding sequence ATGAGCACGCTGCAACTGGAAATCGTCACCCCGGACAAGACCGTGGTCAGCGCCGAAACGGACATGGTCGTCTGCCCCGGCGTCATGGGTGAATTCGGCGTGCTGCCGCATCACGTCTCGCTGCTTTCGGCCCTGAAGATCGGCCATCTGCGCTACAGCAGCAACGGCAAGGACAAGTTTGTCTTCATTTCCGGCGGATTCGCCGATGTGAACAACAATGTTCTGACCGTGCTGGCCGAATCGGCGGAATGTGCCGAAGACATCGACGTGGCGCGCGCCGAAGCCGCCAAGAAACGCGCCGAGGAACGCCTGGCCAAGCCTTCTCCCGATCTGGATGTGGAGCGGGCGCAGGCCGCCCTGCGCCGTGCCATCACCCGTCTGGAGCTGGCCCGGCACTAA
- the atpA gene encoding F0F1 ATP synthase subunit alpha codes for MQIKAEEISKIIESQIKNYEQRVEMSETGTVLYVGDGIARVYGVQNAMSMELLEFPGGVMGMVLNLEEDNVGVALLGSDVGIKEGDPVKRTGKIFSVPVGDKVMGRVLDPLGQPLDGLGPVEAEEVRPVEIKAPGIIARKSVHEPMPTGLKAIDAMTPIGRGQRELIIGDRQTGKTAVCIDAILAQKDTDIHCFYVAIGQKKSSVALVADTLRRYGAMEYTTIISATAADPAPLQYIAAYTGCTMAEYYRDSGRHALIIYDDLSKQAVAYRQMSLLLRRPPGREAFPGDVFYLHSRLLERAAKVNDELGAGSLTALPIIETQAGDVSAYIPTNVISITDGQVYLEPNLFNAGVRPAINVGLSVSRVGGAAQIKAMKQVAGTMRLDLAQYRELAAFAQFGSDLDKATQAKLDRGARLVELLKQPQYQPMPAHEQVASIYAATRGYMDDVPVDRIREFESKMLAFLRDSKPAALEAIKEKKVIDEAVEKGLTEAIAAFKQTWQA; via the coding sequence ATGCAGATCAAAGCCGAAGAAATCAGCAAGATCATCGAATCACAAATCAAGAACTACGAGCAGCGCGTAGAAATGAGCGAGACCGGCACCGTGCTCTATGTCGGTGACGGCATCGCCCGCGTCTATGGCGTACAGAACGCCATGTCCATGGAACTGCTGGAATTCCCCGGCGGCGTCATGGGGATGGTGCTCAACCTGGAAGAAGACAACGTGGGTGTGGCCCTGCTCGGCTCCGACGTGGGCATCAAGGAAGGCGACCCGGTGAAGCGCACGGGCAAGATCTTCTCCGTGCCCGTGGGCGACAAGGTCATGGGCCGCGTGCTGGACCCCCTGGGCCAGCCGCTGGACGGCCTTGGCCCGGTGGAAGCCGAGGAAGTGCGGCCCGTGGAAATCAAGGCCCCCGGCATCATCGCCCGCAAGAGCGTGCATGAACCCATGCCCACCGGCCTCAAGGCCATCGACGCCATGACGCCCATCGGCCGCGGCCAGCGCGAACTCATCATCGGCGACCGCCAGACCGGCAAGACCGCCGTGTGCATCGATGCCATCCTTGCCCAGAAGGATACGGACATCCACTGCTTCTACGTGGCCATCGGGCAGAAAAAGTCGTCCGTGGCCCTGGTGGCCGACACCCTGCGCCGCTACGGCGCCATGGAGTACACCACCATCATTTCGGCCACGGCCGCCGATCCGGCGCCCCTGCAGTACATTGCCGCCTACACCGGCTGCACCATGGCCGAATACTACCGCGACAGCGGCCGGCACGCCCTCATCATTTACGATGACCTGTCCAAGCAGGCCGTGGCCTACCGCCAGATGTCGCTGCTGCTCCGTCGTCCTCCGGGACGTGAAGCCTTCCCCGGCGACGTCTTCTACCTGCACTCGCGCCTGCTGGAACGCGCGGCCAAGGTCAATGACGAGCTGGGCGCAGGATCGCTCACGGCCCTGCCCATCATTGAAACGCAGGCCGGTGACGTGTCGGCCTATATCCCGACCAACGTCATCTCCATTACCGATGGTCAGGTCTATCTGGAACCCAACCTGTTCAACGCCGGCGTGCGCCCGGCCATCAACGTGGGTCTTTCCGTGTCCCGCGTGGGTGGTGCCGCGCAGATCAAGGCCATGAAACAGGTGGCCGGCACCATGCGCCTGGACCTCGCCCAGTATCGCGAACTGGCGGCCTTTGCCCAGTTCGGCTCCGATCTGGACAAGGCCACGCAGGCCAAGCTGGACCGCGGCGCCCGCCTGGTGGAACTGCTCAAGCAGCCCCAGTACCAGCCCATGCCCGCTCACGAACAGGTGGCCTCCATCTATGCCGCCACCCGCGGCTATATGGACGATGTGCCCGTGGACAGAATCCGCGAGTTTGAAAGCAAGATGCTGGCCTTCCTGCGCGACAGCAAGCCCGCCGCCCTGGAAGCCATCAAGGAAAAGAAGGTCATTGACGAAGCCGTGGAAAAGGGCCTGACCGAAGCCATCGCCGCGTTCAAGCAGACGTGGCAGGCCTAG
- a CDS encoding arginase family protein, producing the protein MPQTAHSLLRLVFPQWQGGYDESPFPGQIYPLGARLLAWLAPESTAPLVEIPVAPPQADSPAPRDGGVFYRQEILRQLRAAQEIIRQHAPRRIVTFGGDCLISQAPFSYLNELYAGDLAIIWIDAHPDITTPRDFDHAHAMVLGNLLGEGEALLAAEVARPVRPEQVALVGVDGVLPHEDATIRKWQLHVIPSRDIIRNSTPLLDWLRQSGFRHAAIHLDIDVLDPAHFTSLLFTNPDVETPIAAEHGKLRIGHLHRILEDIGAQTDVVGMSFTEYMPWDALALKKLLSCLNRMPQ; encoded by the coding sequence ATGCCCCAGACAGCACACTCCCTGCTCCGTCTTGTCTTTCCGCAATGGCAGGGCGGCTATGACGAATCCCCCTTCCCCGGGCAGATCTACCCCCTGGGCGCACGCCTGCTGGCCTGGCTGGCGCCGGAAAGCACGGCTCCCCTGGTGGAAATTCCCGTGGCGCCCCCGCAGGCAGACAGCCCCGCCCCCAGGGACGGGGGCGTCTTCTACCGCCAGGAAATCCTGCGGCAGCTGCGGGCCGCACAGGAAATCATCCGGCAGCATGCGCCCCGGCGCATCGTCACCTTCGGGGGAGACTGCCTCATCAGCCAGGCCCCCTTCAGCTATCTCAATGAGCTGTACGCGGGCGACCTGGCCATCATCTGGATTGATGCCCATCCTGACATTACCACCCCCAGGGACTTTGACCATGCCCATGCCATGGTGCTGGGCAATCTGCTGGGCGAAGGCGAAGCCCTGCTGGCGGCCGAAGTGGCCCGGCCTGTCAGGCCGGAACAGGTGGCCCTTGTGGGCGTTGACGGCGTACTGCCCCATGAGGATGCCACCATCCGCAAATGGCAACTGCACGTCATCCCCAGCCGGGACATTATCCGGAACAGCACGCCGCTGCTGGACTGGCTGCGGCAGAGCGGCTTCCGCCATGCGGCCATCCATCTTGACATTGACGTTCTTGACCCGGCCCATTTCACGTCCCTGCTCTTCACCAATCCCGATGTAGAAACGCCCATCGCTGCCGAGCATGGCAAGCTGCGGATAGGGCATCTGCACCGTATTCTGGAGGACATCGGAGCACAGACGGATGTGGTGGGCATGAGCTTTACCGAATACATGCCCTGGGATGCCCTGGCCCTCAAAAAGCTGCTCTCCTGCCTGAACCGCATGCCGCAATAG